A section of the Petrimonas sulfuriphila genome encodes:
- a CDS encoding TonB-dependent receptor gives MIKRMFFIVFSCLLPLILFSQNNTIKGLTTDENGEPLIGVNIVVKGKTIGTVSDVQGNYIINAQPGEILVFSYIGYESIEVPITQNVINVILKEDVTYLDEVVAIGYGSQKRSNVTNAISTIKGEDLISRGTGSADEALIGKVAGVRVMQMDGMPGRGMDIKVRGISSINFSNNPLYVIDGFPVDNLRSVTTGDIESIEVLKDAASTAIYGSRGSQGVILITTKRGTKGKPVVQLNTDLIVQRPWSKINVLNRDEWIEFAIEERNNTYELNGGNRNNDNSKRAAAYQIDPLWLTDPASLPDHDWYDITTRNALMQKYQLSVSGATDDVKYYISSNWLDQPGVVLYTDFNRLSFTSNVEGSVKDFLNIGVNLNASQEEQNDPQTSSNAAGVSRIQLTPPVIGLEQNTENGGYYPYAGSFIINPLAQLRDETRFHKTRKIRANVYADVKFTSEFKLRSSFGAYLNNSTTQQYIMANLTRGKGSSGFAESTENTNYLTEHVLSYEKLFKDIEFGAIGGFSYQENSYYSIYAARSGFADDQVKTLNAGTDMTGASSSMNKWTMMSFFTRFNVAYKNRYLGYISLRRDGSSRFGKDSKWGYFPAVSLGWRISEEEFMKDLTWLSNLKLKGSYGVAGNNNIGNYAPYSTLASNNYVWGNDVVPGYSIGGYENSHLGWEKTHTLDVGLEMGFLKNRIQFNVDYFNARTKDLLLNLNIPQVTGFSSAMKNLGEVENQGFEFELTTTNVYRKNFSWTTNANISNYLNKVLKLGDDNAPIYGYADGYMVTITEVGQPIGSYYMFGTDGVFMNQEDFDSNPHYKTQKVGDTKYIDYNKDGVIDNDDKFIQGNAYPDFTYGMTNTFTYKDFNLSFSVDGQVGGKILRSFGRQDGQSRGNVWKFWLDRWKSEEDPGNGKVPRAVVSANMTTPSSFWLFDQTYFALRNISLGYTVPQSFLKNQNIISSLNFKLSVDNVYMYDHYNHAPTTANQSNSAIVPNNDSATTYPISQNYTIGISCTF, from the coding sequence ATGATTAAAAGAATGTTTTTTATTGTTTTTAGTTGTTTATTACCGTTAATTTTATTTTCGCAAAATAATACAATTAAGGGTTTAACAACTGACGAGAACGGTGAGCCATTAATTGGTGTAAATATTGTTGTGAAAGGAAAAACGATTGGAACTGTAAGTGATGTTCAAGGAAATTACATCATTAACGCACAACCAGGGGAAATATTGGTTTTTTCGTATATCGGGTATGAATCCATTGAGGTCCCAATTACGCAAAATGTTATAAATGTGATTCTAAAAGAAGATGTCACTTATTTGGACGAAGTTGTTGCAATTGGTTACGGGTCACAAAAGAGATCTAACGTTACAAATGCAATTTCAACAATTAAAGGAGAGGACTTAATCAGTCGCGGAACAGGTTCAGCTGATGAAGCGTTAATTGGAAAAGTTGCCGGAGTACGTGTTATGCAAATGGATGGTATGCCAGGCAGAGGAATGGATATTAAAGTTCGTGGAATTTCATCTATTAATTTTTCAAACAATCCGTTATATGTAATTGATGGTTTTCCCGTTGATAATCTACGAAGTGTAACTACAGGTGATATTGAATCAATTGAAGTTTTAAAAGACGCGGCATCGACTGCGATCTATGGTTCACGTGGTTCACAAGGAGTTATATTAATTACAACTAAAAGAGGTACAAAAGGAAAGCCGGTTGTTCAGTTAAATACAGATTTGATTGTACAACGCCCATGGAGTAAGATAAACGTATTGAATAGAGATGAATGGATTGAATTTGCCATAGAGGAGCGGAATAATACCTATGAATTAAATGGAGGTAACCGAAATAATGACAACTCTAAAAGGGCCGCAGCCTATCAAATTGATCCATTATGGTTGACAGATCCTGCTTCTTTGCCCGATCACGATTGGTATGACATAACTACAAGGAACGCTCTTATGCAAAAGTATCAGTTATCGGTTTCCGGAGCAACGGATGATGTCAAGTACTATATTTCATCCAACTGGTTAGATCAACCAGGAGTGGTTTTATATACCGATTTTAACAGACTCTCATTTACATCTAATGTTGAAGGCTCAGTAAAAGACTTTTTAAACATAGGAGTGAATTTAAATGCTTCCCAAGAAGAACAAAATGACCCTCAAACCTCCTCCAATGCTGCAGGTGTTAGTCGTATTCAACTAACTCCTCCTGTTATTGGACTTGAACAAAATACGGAAAATGGAGGATATTATCCATATGCCGGCTCTTTTATCATCAATCCTTTAGCTCAGTTACGGGATGAAACACGATTTCACAAAACCAGAAAAATAAGAGCCAACGTTTATGCCGATGTTAAATTTACTTCCGAATTTAAATTGCGTTCATCCTTTGGAGCCTATCTCAATAATAGTACTACCCAGCAATACATAATGGCTAATTTAACTAGAGGTAAAGGTTCTTCAGGATTTGCAGAGTCAACAGAAAATACCAACTATCTGACAGAGCACGTATTAAGTTATGAAAAATTATTTAAAGATATTGAATTTGGGGCTATTGGGGGATTTTCCTATCAAGAGAATTCATACTATTCAATTTATGCAGCCAGATCAGGTTTTGCTGACGACCAGGTAAAAACTTTGAACGCCGGTACCGATATGACTGGAGCCAGTAGCAGTATGAATAAATGGACAATGATGTCATTTTTTACTCGATTTAATGTTGCTTATAAAAATCGCTATTTAGGCTATATTTCTCTTCGTAGAGATGGGTCATCCCGTTTTGGTAAAGATAGCAAATGGGGTTATTTCCCAGCAGTTTCATTAGGATGGCGTATATCTGAAGAGGAATTCATGAAAGATTTAACGTGGCTAAGCAATTTAAAATTAAAAGGGAGTTACGGAGTTGCCGGAAATAACAATATTGGGAATTATGCTCCTTACTCTACACTCGCTTCCAACAACTATGTTTGGGGTAATGATGTAGTTCCTGGTTATTCTATTGGTGGGTATGAGAATTCACATTTAGGATGGGAGAAAACCCATACTCTGGATGTAGGTCTCGAAATGGGATTTCTAAAGAACAGAATTCAGTTTAATGTTGATTACTTCAATGCGAGAACAAAAGATCTTCTACTTAACTTGAATATACCTCAAGTTACGGGTTTCAGCAGCGCAATGAAGAATCTGGGTGAAGTAGAGAACCAAGGGTTCGAATTTGAACTCACCACAACAAACGTTTACAGGAAGAATTTTTCCTGGACAACGAATGCCAATATTTCCAATTATTTAAACAAAGTATTAAAGTTAGGTGATGATAATGCACCAATTTATGGGTATGCAGATGGATATATGGTTACTATTACTGAAGTTGGTCAGCCGATAGGAAGTTACTATATGTTTGGCACTGATGGTGTTTTCATGAATCAGGAAGATTTTGATTCCAATCCGCATTATAAAACTCAAAAAGTAGGAGATACAAAATACATTGACTATAACAAGGATGGCGTCATAGATAATGATGATAAGTTTATTCAAGGTAATGCGTATCCTGATTTTACTTACGGTATGACAAATACTTTTACATATAAGGATTTTAATTTGAGTTTCTCTGTCGATGGTCAGGTTGGAGGTAAAATTCTTCGAAGTTTTGGTCGTCAAGATGGACAATCCAGAGGTAATGTTTGGAAGTTTTGGTTAGATCGTTGGAAATCAGAAGAGGATCCAGGTAACGGTAAGGTCCCACGTGCTGTTGTATCTGCAAACATGACCACCCCATCTTCATTCTGGTTGTTTGATCAAACTTATTTTGCATTACGTAATATCTCACTTGGTTACACAGTACCACAGAGTTTTTTGAAAAACCAAAATATCATTAGTTCCTTGAATTTTAAATTAAGCGTAGATAATGTATATATGTATGATCATTACAATCATGCCCCAACTACAGCAAATCAATCCAACTCTGCTATAGTACCTAACAACGACTCTGCAACTACTTATCCTATATCTCAGAATTATACAATAGGTATTTCGTGTACTTTTTAA
- a CDS encoding FadR family transcriptional regulator produces MENITGKLEIKKGTTTLVDLTEEAILNYIKESHLKPGDEFMFDESQLSEQLNVSRNVVREALSRLHSFGIINSRKRKGIFLQEPDMKKNFSRIIDPKLLSKERYLDLLDLRYILEIGIIPSLFENLQEQDIRDLYEVLPLHMIENKDVRLSTEDEIKFHTVIYKIVNNQTLIDIMQIIISMRFRLYDSSEFAIFNQKMNSNNLKATHFDIIKAIESRDSDRYENVIKRHLLPYHMYIKERRQVL; encoded by the coding sequence ATGGAAAATATAACAGGAAAACTCGAAATCAAAAAAGGGACTACCACTCTGGTTGACCTGACAGAAGAGGCAATACTCAATTATATAAAAGAGAGTCATTTAAAGCCGGGTGATGAATTCATGTTTGATGAAAGTCAACTGTCAGAGCAATTGAATGTAAGTAGAAATGTTGTTAGAGAAGCCCTCAGCAGGTTGCACTCATTTGGAATAATCAACAGCCGAAAAAGGAAGGGGATTTTTTTACAAGAACCCGATATGAAGAAAAACTTTAGTCGGATTATTGATCCAAAGCTATTGAGCAAAGAGAGATATCTGGATCTGCTTGACTTAAGATATATTTTAGAGATCGGTATAATACCCTCTTTGTTTGAAAATTTACAGGAGCAAGACATCAGGGATCTGTATGAGGTGCTTCCGTTGCATATGATTGAAAACAAGGATGTTCGGTTATCGACAGAAGATGAGATTAAATTTCACACTGTTATTTATAAAATTGTGAACAACCAGACGTTGATCGATATAATGCAGATCATTATATCGATGCGTTTCAGACTTTATGATAGTTCAGAGTTTGCAATTTTTAATCAAAAGATGAATAGTAATAATCTAAAGGCCACTCATTTTGATATCATTAAGGCAATTGAGAGTCGAGATAGTGACCGGTATGAAAATGTAATTAAAAGGCATCTATTGCCTTATCATATGTATATTAAAGAGAGAAGACAAGTTTTGTAG